ATCACGTCGTCTGCGTCGGCGGTGACATCGAGGACGTCAAATTCTCGGCCGAGAAGGGCCTCGCGGTCGAACGCGGTGGCGCCGACGCCTGGATCAAGTTCCTCGTGCTCGAAACCGAGGATCCCAACGTTGCGGGCGGAGCCGGCAAGACGCGCACCTATGTGACGACGCCTTCGGAATTCTTCGTGTCGTGCAATGGCGCGATCTACCCGCTCTACGCCGAGCCCGCCGACATTCCGGCGCAGACCGTGACGCTGGCGCCCGGTGGCGCACAGCGCGCCCACGCCAATGACGCTTTGCTCGGGCCGCTGGTCGAGGAAGAGCGGGCTGTCGGGATCGCGCTCGCGATCCTGCAGGATCGGGTACCCGCGTCCTTCTCCGAAGTGGCGCCCTCGCGCGATCGGCTTGTGCTTGCCGACCTCCCTACCGCGTCGCTGTCGGAACGGCGGCGTCTCGAAGTCGAGGGTGCCGGCCTCTCTGTCAGCGAATATCTCGTCCGGGCGAGCGTTGCCATCACGCTCGATGAGCGCGACTTCCTCGATAGCGCGCTCGGCGCCGACATCTTTGCCATCACGATCGATCGCCTCACACTGGGTCCGAACGAGACCGCCCGGCTGATCGTCGTCCGCCGGAGCGTGCAGTCATGACGACACCAGAAGACAGCCCGCAAGTCTCTCCGACCGCAGCGCCGGGAGTCGGCGCGGACGATGCCACGATCGACACAACGGCCCGGCCCGCTTTGCTCGATATGCGCGCGCAATGGTCGAAGCTGACCTCGGATCAGAAGCTGCGCGCCAAGCAGCTGGGCGTGGTCTCCACGATCGCGCTGCTCGGCCTCGGCCTCTACACCGCCAGCTCGAGCGGAAAGAAGGAGGCGCCCAAGGCGCCCCAAGCCAGCAATCTCGACATGGGCGCGGGGCTTCGCGGTGACAGCCTCGAGGTGAAGCTGCGCGGGGATCTCCAGAAGATCCTCGACGGGCAGACCCTGCTGGGGGACCGCGTCACCGCGATCGAGGAAGGCAAGGTCGTTCCCGGCGGCGGCGCTGGCTCCCACACGCCCGCCGCGGGCGACGGGGGTGATCTCCCGCCCGCGATCCCGGGCGAGGCGCCCGCCTATCCGCCGGCTCCGCGCGAGGCGAAGGGCGCGGCGGACGAAATTCCAGCGCCGCCGACCCCGCCTTCCGCGCCCCCGGCACCGCCTGCTCCGCCCACGGAGCGCCAGATCGGCGCGATCGGTGCCGCGACCGCAGCCCAGGTTGCGGAGGGAGGCGCGAGCAGCGGGGCTGCATCAAAAAAAGGGAAGCGGACGATCTATTTGCCGCCTGGTTTCATGAAGGCGCGGCTGCTGACCGGCATCGACGCGCTGGCGAGCCGGGACGCGACCAGTAATCCCGAACCGATCATCGCCAGGGTCCAGGCACCCGCCGTGCTTCCCAACGAGGTCAAGGCCAATCTCGCCGGCTGCTTCGTCATCGGCAATGCGACCGGAAGCCTCGCCAAGGAGCGGGTCGAGATCCAGCTGGTGTCGATTTCCTGCGTGGATTTCGAGAGCCATGCCGTGGTCGACCAGGCGATCAAGGGCTTCTTCGTCGATGCTGACGGCAAGAAGGGGCTTTCCGGCAAGGTCGTGACCCGGGCCGGGGCGACGCTTGCCCGCTCGTTCATCGCGGGCACGATCGCCGGCATCTCGCAGAGCGTGGAAGGATCGTTCGGGAGCCTTTCAACCTCGGCGCTCGGCAGCGTGCGCAGCCTCGATGCCGGCGACGCGGTCAAGACCGGCATTGCCGGCGGCCTCTCCAAATCGTCGGACAAGCTCACCGATTTCTACCTCGATCTCGCCCGCCAGGCCGGACCGGTCGTCGAAGTCGGCGCCGCCAAGGATGTCGTGGTCGTCATCCAGGAGGGCCTCGCCCTCGAGATCAAGCCGTCGGTCGGGAGCAAATTCTGATGCGCCCGACGCCCCGCCCCAAAGGAGGTCCCGCCATGCAGCCGGTGTCCCGTCCGTCTCTCCACCGCTCGCTACTCTCGCTGGGCCTGCTTGCAGCACTCAGCGGCTGCGCGGCCGTAGGTTCGATGATGTCGCCCTATTCCGAAAAGTTCGACTGTAAGAATAGCGACCACGGCCAGTGCATTCATCCCGACCGGGCCTATGAGGACGCGGTTGCCGGCGTTGCGTCGAAGTCGGACCCCAGGGTCACCAATGATCGCGCCATGCTTCGTGACCAAGCCCCCGACAAGGAGAAGGCCAAGGGCAGATCCGGCAACAATGCCGCGAGCACCGCTTATGGCAGCTACCGCGACAGTGTCTATCAGGAGCTCAAGGGCCTAATTGAGGCGCCGGTGACGCCGATGCTGAAGCCGGCGCGCACGGTACGCACGCTGATCCTGCCCTATGCCGATCGGCAGCGGCCCGATCGCCTCTACATGCCGCGCTACGTCTATTCGGTGATCGA
This genomic stretch from Sphingomonas panacis harbors:
- a CDS encoding TraV family lipoprotein, with protein sequence MQPVSRPSLHRSLLSLGLLAALSGCAAVGSMMSPYSEKFDCKNSDHGQCIHPDRAYEDAVAGVASKSDPRVTNDRAMLRDQAPDKEKAKGRSGNNAASTAYGSYRDSVYQELKGLIEAPVTPMLKPARTVRTLILPYADRQRPDRLYMPRYVYSVIDKPVWVVGGAFVAAPDRASQAPILGQVRDSTAPDGEPPSAPESVTVPAPPAIIPPAPEQKP
- a CDS encoding TraB/VirB10 family protein — its product is MTTPEDSPQVSPTAAPGVGADDATIDTTARPALLDMRAQWSKLTSDQKLRAKQLGVVSTIALLGLGLYTASSSGKKEAPKAPQASNLDMGAGLRGDSLEVKLRGDLQKILDGQTLLGDRVTAIEEGKVVPGGGAGSHTPAAGDGGDLPPAIPGEAPAYPPAPREAKGAADEIPAPPTPPSAPPAPPAPPTERQIGAIGAATAAQVAEGGASSGAASKKGKRTIYLPPGFMKARLLTGIDALASRDATSNPEPIIARVQAPAVLPNEVKANLAGCFVIGNATGSLAKERVEIQLVSISCVDFESHAVVDQAIKGFFVDADGKKGLSGKVVTRAGATLARSFIAGTIAGISQSVEGSFGSLSTSALGSVRSLDAGDAVKTGIAGGLSKSSDKLTDFYLDLARQAGPVVEVGAAKDVVVVIQEGLALEIKPSVGSKF
- a CDS encoding type-F conjugative transfer system secretin TraK codes for the protein MSGNRARLACLAGALIASVPAAPPSLAQAITALPDQTSRIRLSNRDVNHVVCVGGDIEDVKFSAEKGLAVERGGADAWIKFLVLETEDPNVAGGAGKTRTYVTTPSEFFVSCNGAIYPLYAEPADIPAQTVTLAPGGAQRAHANDALLGPLVEEERAVGIALAILQDRVPASFSEVAPSRDRLVLADLPTASLSERRRLEVEGAGLSVSEYLVRASVAITLDERDFLDSALGADIFAITIDRLTLGPNETARLIVVRRSVQS